One Brassica napus cultivar Da-Ae chromosome C2, Da-Ae, whole genome shotgun sequence DNA window includes the following coding sequences:
- the LOC106446230 gene encoding chloroplastic group IIA intron splicing facilitator CRS1, chloroplastic-like, whose protein sequence is MLTPLFVSARPLPSLTTISSLNPTQNPPHSAKAPNFNQFNENPKLPDNAIKVPTAPWMKGPIFLPPEELINTSHHQHKSIRKQNAEEKTFKALNRRESGVRGSKAMKKIVRSVEKLDDYGGEFESLGGVVEEDEKRRRRRMPWEREEEKFILRRRKKERVLTTADLILDEGLLKRLRLEASKMREWVNVRKAGVTETVVNDIRSVWEGNELAMVRFDVPLCRNMERAQEIIELKTGGLVVLSKKEFLVVYRGPPTSDSSVCVKEGEDEISSSLYVREGERLLNGLGPRYVDWWMRRPFPVDADLLPQVVDGYRTPSRRCPPNTRAKLSDQELTYLRNVAQALPFHFVLGRNHGLQGLASAILKLWEKCVIAKIAIKWGALNTNNEEMADELKHLTGGVLILRNKYLIILFRGKDFLSDEVADLVDDRERLLRRYQHFEETRRESDIEISEVVADGEQLEETSKTGTLLEFQELQRKFGDMEVRNLETEAEKAKLEKELKSQEHKLCILKSKIEKTTTELLKLNSLWKPSERDDDIEILTNEERECLRRIGLKMNSSLVLGRRGVFDGVMEGLHQHWKHREVAKVITMQKLFSRVVYTAKSLEAESNGVLISIEKLKEGHAILMYRGRNYKRPSSKLMAQNLLTKRKALQRSVLMQRLGSLKFFAYQRERAIEDLKLSLVKLQGSASELC, encoded by the exons ATGCTAACTCCTCTCTTCGTCTCGGCGCGACCATTACCATCACTTACCACCATCTCCTCCTTAAACCCCACCCAAAACCCTCCACATTCCGCCAAAGCTCCAAACTTTAATCAATTCAATGAAAACCCAAAACTCCCCGACAATGCGATTAAGGTCCCGACCGCTCCATGGATGAAAGGTCCCATCTTTCTCCCACCCGAAGAGCTTATCAACACTTCACATCATCAACACAAGAGCATCAGAAAACAGAACGCTGAGGAGAAGACGTTCAAGGCCTTGAACCGTAGAGAGAGCGGCGTGAGAGGAAGCAAAGCCATGAAGAAGATCGTCCGCAGCGTTGAGAAGCTCGACGATTATGGAGGCGAGTTTGAGTCCTTAGGTGGGGTTGTGGAGGAGGatgagaagaggaggaggaggagaatgCCTTGGGAGAGGGAGGAAGAGAAGTTCATATTGAGAAggaggaagaaagagagagtcttGACGACGGCTGATCTTATCTTAGACGAAGGGTTGTTGAAAAGACTGAGACTTGAAGCTTCGAAGATGAGAGAATGGGTGAATGTGAGGAAAGCAGGAGTTACAGAGACGGTTGTGAACGATATTAGATCGGTCTGGGAGGGGAATGAACTTGCTATGGTGAGGTTTGATGTCCCTCTTTGTCGGAACATGGAGCGAGCTCAAGAGATCATAGag TTGAAGACTGGAGGGTTGGTTGTGTTGAGCAAGAAGGAGTTTCTCGTTGTTTATCGAGGACCACCAACGAGTGATTCATCAGTATGTGTGAAGGAGGGGGAAGATGAGATTAGCTCATCGTTGTACGTGAGAGAAGGTGAGAGGCTACTGAATGGATTGGGACCTAGATATGTGGATTGGTGGATGAGAAGACCGTTTCCTGTTGATGCTGACTTGCTTCCTCAAGTGGTTGATGGATATAGAACTCCTTCTAGACGTTGCCCACCTAACACTAGAGCAAAGCTGAGCGACCAAGAGCTTACTTACTTGAGAAACGTTGCTCAAGCTTTACCGTTTCATTTCGTCCTTG GGAGGAACCATGGGCTTCAAGGTTTAGCTTCTGCTATCTTGAAACTATGGGAGAAGTGTGTTATTGCAAAGATTGCAATCAAGTGGGGAGCTCTCAACACAAACAATGAGGAAATGGCTGATGAGTTGAAg CATCTCACTGGAGGAGTTTTGATACTACGAAACAAGTACTTGATAATACTATTCAGAGGGAAGGACTTTCTATCTGATGAAGTTGCGGATTTGGTTGATGACAGAGAGAGATTACTCAGAAGATACCAGCATTTTGAAGAGACCAGACGTGAGAGTGATATAGAGATCTCTGAGGTGGTAGCAGATGGTGAACAGTTGGAGGAAACAAGCAAGACCGGAACCTTATTAGAGTTTCAAGAACTTCAGAGAAAGTTCGGTGATATGGAGGTGAGAAACTTGGAGACTGAAGCTGAGAAAGCAAAACTAGAGAAGGAACTTAAAAGCCAAGAACACAAGCTTTGCATT ctgaAATCAAAGATAGAGAAGACAACAACGGAGTTACTCAAATTGAATTCTTTATGGAAACCATCTGAGCGCGACGATGACATTGAGATACTGACTAATGAAGAAAGAGAATGCTTGAGAAGAATCGGACTGAAGATGAACAGCAGCTTGGTTCTTGGAAGAAGAGGAGTCTTTGATGGTGTAATGGAAGGTCTGCATCAGCATTGGAAGCACAGGGAAGTTGCAAAAGTGATCACAATGCAGAAGCTTTTCTCGAGAGTTGTTTACACAGCGAAATCACTTGAAGCAGAGAGCAATGGAGTACTAATCTCTATCGAAAAACTTAAAGAAGGACATGCAATACTCATGTATCGTGGCAGGAACTACAAACGTCCTTCGTCGAAACTAATGGCACAGAATCTTTTGACTAAAAGAAAAGCGTTGCAAAGATCTGTCTTGATGCAGAGACTAGGT tcACTGAAGttctttgcttaccagagagAAAGAGCCATTGAAGATTTGAAGTTGAGTTTGGTAAAACTTCAAGGCTCTGCTTCTGAGCTATGTTGA
- the LOC106446229 gene encoding RAB11-binding protein RELCH homolog isoform X2, with product MGYLRAKKYSKSKSVLLTSLLNHFRRILGTEKSSIQVQSLKQSLEHQRRNLNDCRAEITSLKMHIEGSRAGQYVSASESNAVQSQSVENVEKQKSALPVEVEKPTIEKDGGLISESSISNEKGHTQTEDGLVKEEIKNIVPDQREVAAEASSISNKSLDSTLENQKEVSNHLLSPSNGNYSPSDLESILKLDSGIGRSKSENAIVDTASEETGLGTIQILADALPNIVPYVLINHREELLPLMMCAIERHPDSNTRDSLTHTLFNLIKRPDEQQRRIIMDACVSLSRNVGDMRTETELLPQCWEQINHTYEERRLLVAQSCGELAEYVRPEIRDSLILSIIQQLIEDSATVVREAAAHNLALLLPLFLNTDKYFKVEEMMFQLICDPSGLVVETTLKELLPAVIKWGNRLDHILRVLLSHTLSSAQHCPPLSGVEGSLESHLRVLGERERWNIDVLLRMLMELLPAVHQKAMETCPFSSIPKSEESAVSVSLLETYAEGRSEWPMFEWMHVDCFANLLQLACMLPQKEDHLRNRITKFLLAVSERFGSSYLTHIELPVFLVAVGDDAADLRFLPSAIHPRIKGLKPRTAVANRLATLCILPLLLAGVLGAPSKREELTIFLRQLLVESKTKENQSSKHNNEVLDAVRFLCTFEEHHNMIFGILWEMVVDSTAELKINAAKLLKTIVPYIDAKVASSNVLPALITLGSDQNLNVKYASIDAFGSVAQHFKVDMIVDKILVQMDAFLEDGSHEAIIAVVRALLVAIPHTTERLRDYLLSKIFQLSASPSSSTDVTRRRERANAFCEAIRALDATDLSQTSVREYLIPAIQNLLKDPDALDPAHKEALEITMKERSGGTLEAFSKAMGAHLGIASSVTSLFGEGGLLGKKEATETTPVAPPSPTLQGPDSPKAVAAAPIEDNRFKRIMRGNFTEMLRSKPKNPDETPPQNH from the exons ATGGGCTACTTAAGAGCAAAGAAATATTCGAAGAGCAAATCAGTGCTTTTAACAAGTCTACTGAATCACTTCAGAAGGATCTTAGGGACAGAGAAAAGCAG TATTCAGGTGCAAAGTTTGAAGCAATCCTTAGAGCATCAGAGGAGGAATCTCAATGACTGCAGAGCAGAGATCACATCTCTTAAAATGCATATTGAAGGGTCTCGGGCTGGTCAATATGTGTCAGCCAGTGAAAGTAATGCGGTGCAATCCCAATCCGTGGAAAATGTCGAGAAACAGAAAAGCGCTCTGCCAGTGGAAGTTGAGAAACCAACAATCGAAAAGGATGGTGGGTTGATTTCTGAGAGTTCTATATCTAATGAGAAAGGGCATACGCAAACAGAAGACGGTCTTGTGAAGGAAGAGATAAAGAATATAGTTCCTGATCAAAGAGAGGTGGCAGCAGAGGCCAGCAGTATATCTAATAAATCCTTGGATAGTACTTTGGAGAACCAGAAAGAAGTCTCAAACCATCTGTTAAGTCCATCAAATGGTAATTATTCACCCAGTGACCTTGAAAGCATCTTGAAACTGGATTCTGGAATTGGTCGTTCAAAATCGGAAAATGCAATTGTGGATACTGCTTCTGAGGAAACG GGCTTAGGAACGATTCAGATACTTGCAGATGCTTTGCCGAATATTGTTCCATATGTTCTGATAAACCATCGAGAG GAACTCCTCCCCCTGATGATGTGTGCAATCGAGCGGCATCCAGATAGCAATACAAGAGACTCCTTGACCCATACACTGTTCAACCTGATCAAACGTCCAGATGAGCAGCAGAGGCGGATTATTATGGAT GCATGTGTTAGCCTATCAAGGAATGTTGGGGACATGAGAACAGAAACAGAATTGCTTCCACAGTGCTGGGAACAG ATAAATCATACATATGAAGAACGCAGGCTACTAGTTGCTCAATCATGTGGGGAGCTTGCAGAGTATGTCCGTCCTGAAATACGCGACTCTCTTATTTTATCAATCATACAACAACTCATAGAAGATTCTGCAACCGTTGTTCGAGAGGCTGCCGCTCATAATCTTGCGTTGTTGCTTCCCTTATTCCTGAACACAGACAAATATTTTAAG GTTGAGGAGATGATGTTTCAGTTGATATGCGATCCATCTGGCCTGGTAGTTGAAACCACATTGAAAGAACTACTTCCTGCGGTGATAAAGTGGGGTAACCGGCTGGATCATATCTTGCGGGTTCTTCTTTCTCACACGTTGAGCTCTGCTCAG CACTGCCCACCCCTTTCTGGAGTTGAAGGATCATTGGAGTCTCATCTACGAGTCCTCGGTGAACGGGAGCGATGGAACATTGATGTCCTACTAAGAATGCTCATGGAGTTGCTTCCAGCTGTACACCAGAAGGCGATGGAAACATGCCCTTTCTCTTCTATCCCAAAGTCAGAGGAATCGGCAGTCTCTGTTTCCTTGCTTGAGACCTATGCCGA GGGACGTTCTGAGTGGCCTATGTTTGAATGGATGCATGTTGATTGCTTTGCTAACCTGTTACAGTTGGCATGCATGTTACCCCAAAAAGAAGACCATTTGAGAAATCGGATAACAAAG TTTCTCTTAGCTGTGTCTGAACGTTTTGGAAGTTCCTACCTAACCCACATTGAGTTACCCGTGTTCTTAGTGGCCGTCGGAGACGATGCAGCTGATCTTCGGTTTTTACCCTCTGCAATCCATCCAAGGATAAAAG GCCTGAAACCCAGAACTGCTGTAGCCAATAGACTTGCCACTCTATGTATTCTACCGCTTCTTTTGGCAGGAGTTCTTGGTGCACCAAGTAAACGTGAAGAGTTAACAATCTTCTTACGACAACTCTTAGTCGAAAGCAAAACAAAGGAAAACCAGTCATCAAAGCACAACAACGAGGTTTTGGATGCGGTTCGCTTCCTTTG CACATTTGAAGAACATCATAACATGATATTCGGCATTTTGTGGGAAATGGTCGTTGATTCCACTGCAGAACTCAAAATCAACGCTGCTAAGTTGTTGAAGACCATC GTTCCATATATTGACGCAAAAGTTGCTTCTAGCAATGTTTTACCTGCTTTGATCACTCTTGGCTCAGACCAAAACCTAAATGTGAAGTACGCAAGCATAGATGCATTTGGATCTGTCGCACAGCATTTCAAAGTCGACATG ATTGTTGATAAAATCCTAGTCCAGATGGATGCTTTTCTCGAAGATGGTTCTCATGAAGCTATAATCGCAGTCGTACGTGCACTCTTGGTTGCTATTCCACACACAACAGAACGGCTTCGAGATTATCTGTTGTCCAAGATTTTCCAACTTTCAGCAAGTCCAAGCTCTTCGACAGACGTGACCCGACGCCGAGAGAGAGCTAACGCTTTCTGCGAAGCCATCCGTGCACTCGATGCAACCG ATCTGTCTCAAACAAGTGTCCGAGAATACCTCATTCCAGCGATCCAAAACCTACTGAAAGATCCAGACGCGCTTGATCCAGCTCACAAGGAAGCTTTAGAGATCACAATGAAGGAGAGATCAGGTGGGACACTTGAAGCATTCAGCAAAGCCATGGGTGCCCACTTGGGGATTGCATCATCAGTCACAAGCTTATTTGGAGAAGGTGGCTTGTTGGGGAAGAAAGAAGCAACCGAAACCACCCCAGTTGCACCGCCATCACCTACACTTCAGGGACCTGATTCACCAAAGGCGGTGGCTGCTGCTCCCATTGAAGACAACAGATTCAAACGTATCATGAGAGGCAACTTCACTGAGATGCTAAGGAGTAAACCCAAGAACCCAGATGAGACACCGCCACAAAATCACTAA
- the LOC106446229 gene encoding RAB11-binding protein RELCH homolog isoform X1: MDAERSSLCNFVVNFLMEENYLLTAFELLHELLDDGRDAQTIRLKEFFSDPSRFPPDQISRYNSIRVADPQSLLEEKEALSEKVAISEYELRLAQEDIARLKAEGQKKSDCSIDKLKELEADEFGDNRPEIQRKKKDFSFTDIGPLKNNERRDLNCAVKEYLLLAGYRLTAMTFYEEVTDQNLDVWQDSPACVPDALRYYYYQYLSSTSEAAEEKIAMLQENESLKKEIERLNKEKDGLLKSKEIFEEQISAFNKSTESLQKDLRDREKQVQSLKQSLEHQRRNLNDCRAEITSLKMHIEGSRAGQYVSASESNAVQSQSVENVEKQKSALPVEVEKPTIEKDGGLISESSISNEKGHTQTEDGLVKEEIKNIVPDQREVAAEASSISNKSLDSTLENQKEVSNHLLSPSNGNYSPSDLESILKLDSGIGRSKSENAIVDTASEETGLGTIQILADALPNIVPYVLINHREELLPLMMCAIERHPDSNTRDSLTHTLFNLIKRPDEQQRRIIMDACVSLSRNVGDMRTETELLPQCWEQINHTYEERRLLVAQSCGELAEYVRPEIRDSLILSIIQQLIEDSATVVREAAAHNLALLLPLFLNTDKYFKVEEMMFQLICDPSGLVVETTLKELLPAVIKWGNRLDHILRVLLSHTLSSAQHCPPLSGVEGSLESHLRVLGERERWNIDVLLRMLMELLPAVHQKAMETCPFSSIPKSEESAVSVSLLETYAEGRSEWPMFEWMHVDCFANLLQLACMLPQKEDHLRNRITKFLLAVSERFGSSYLTHIELPVFLVAVGDDAADLRFLPSAIHPRIKGLKPRTAVANRLATLCILPLLLAGVLGAPSKREELTIFLRQLLVESKTKENQSSKHNNEVLDAVRFLCTFEEHHNMIFGILWEMVVDSTAELKINAAKLLKTIVPYIDAKVASSNVLPALITLGSDQNLNVKYASIDAFGSVAQHFKVDMIVDKILVQMDAFLEDGSHEAIIAVVRALLVAIPHTTERLRDYLLSKIFQLSASPSSSTDVTRRRERANAFCEAIRALDATDLSQTSVREYLIPAIQNLLKDPDALDPAHKEALEITMKERSGGTLEAFSKAMGAHLGIASSVTSLFGEGGLLGKKEATETTPVAPPSPTLQGPDSPKAVAAAPIEDNRFKRIMRGNFTEMLRSKPKNPDETPPQNH, from the exons ATGGACGCGGAGCGATCGTCGCTGTGCAACTTCGTTGTGAACTTCCTGATGGAAGAGAACTACCTCCTAACGGCGTTCGAGCTTCTCCACGAGCTCCTCGACGACGGCCGCGACGCCCAAACGATTCGCCTCAAGGAGTTCTTCTCCGATCCTTCCCGTTTCCCTCCCGATCAGATTTCTCGGTATAATTCGATTCGAG TTGCGGATCCACAAAGCTTGTTGGAGGAGAAAGAAGCGTTATCGGAGAAGGTAGCTATTAGTGAATACGAACTTCGTCTAGCACAGGAGGATATTGCAAGATTGAAAGCTGAAGGACAGAAGAAATCTGATTGTTCCATTGACAAGTTAAAAG AGTTGGAGGCAGATGAGTTTGGAGACAACAGACCAGAAATTCAACGGAAAAAGAAAGATTTCTCCTTTACTGATATAGGGCCTTTGAAGAACAATGAACGTCGAGATTTAAACTGTGCGGTGAAAGAGTATCTTCTTCTGGCAGGTTACAGACTTACAGCAATGACATTTTATGAGGAG GTGACAGACCAGAACTTGGACGTTTGGCAGGACAGTCCAGCGTGCGTGCCTGATGCCTTGCGCTATTATTACTATCAATACCTTTCATCAACTTCAGAAGCAGCTGAG GAGAAAATAGCCATGCTTCAGGAGAATGAATCATTGAAAAAAGAGATTGAGAGGCTAAACAAAGAAAAGGATGGGCTACTTAAGAGCAAAGAAATATTCGAAGAGCAAATCAGTGCTTTTAACAAGTCTACTGAATCACTTCAGAAGGATCTTAGGGACAGAGAAAAGCAG GTGCAAAGTTTGAAGCAATCCTTAGAGCATCAGAGGAGGAATCTCAATGACTGCAGAGCAGAGATCACATCTCTTAAAATGCATATTGAAGGGTCTCGGGCTGGTCAATATGTGTCAGCCAGTGAAAGTAATGCGGTGCAATCCCAATCCGTGGAAAATGTCGAGAAACAGAAAAGCGCTCTGCCAGTGGAAGTTGAGAAACCAACAATCGAAAAGGATGGTGGGTTGATTTCTGAGAGTTCTATATCTAATGAGAAAGGGCATACGCAAACAGAAGACGGTCTTGTGAAGGAAGAGATAAAGAATATAGTTCCTGATCAAAGAGAGGTGGCAGCAGAGGCCAGCAGTATATCTAATAAATCCTTGGATAGTACTTTGGAGAACCAGAAAGAAGTCTCAAACCATCTGTTAAGTCCATCAAATGGTAATTATTCACCCAGTGACCTTGAAAGCATCTTGAAACTGGATTCTGGAATTGGTCGTTCAAAATCGGAAAATGCAATTGTGGATACTGCTTCTGAGGAAACG GGCTTAGGAACGATTCAGATACTTGCAGATGCTTTGCCGAATATTGTTCCATATGTTCTGATAAACCATCGAGAG GAACTCCTCCCCCTGATGATGTGTGCAATCGAGCGGCATCCAGATAGCAATACAAGAGACTCCTTGACCCATACACTGTTCAACCTGATCAAACGTCCAGATGAGCAGCAGAGGCGGATTATTATGGAT GCATGTGTTAGCCTATCAAGGAATGTTGGGGACATGAGAACAGAAACAGAATTGCTTCCACAGTGCTGGGAACAG ATAAATCATACATATGAAGAACGCAGGCTACTAGTTGCTCAATCATGTGGGGAGCTTGCAGAGTATGTCCGTCCTGAAATACGCGACTCTCTTATTTTATCAATCATACAACAACTCATAGAAGATTCTGCAACCGTTGTTCGAGAGGCTGCCGCTCATAATCTTGCGTTGTTGCTTCCCTTATTCCTGAACACAGACAAATATTTTAAG GTTGAGGAGATGATGTTTCAGTTGATATGCGATCCATCTGGCCTGGTAGTTGAAACCACATTGAAAGAACTACTTCCTGCGGTGATAAAGTGGGGTAACCGGCTGGATCATATCTTGCGGGTTCTTCTTTCTCACACGTTGAGCTCTGCTCAG CACTGCCCACCCCTTTCTGGAGTTGAAGGATCATTGGAGTCTCATCTACGAGTCCTCGGTGAACGGGAGCGATGGAACATTGATGTCCTACTAAGAATGCTCATGGAGTTGCTTCCAGCTGTACACCAGAAGGCGATGGAAACATGCCCTTTCTCTTCTATCCCAAAGTCAGAGGAATCGGCAGTCTCTGTTTCCTTGCTTGAGACCTATGCCGA GGGACGTTCTGAGTGGCCTATGTTTGAATGGATGCATGTTGATTGCTTTGCTAACCTGTTACAGTTGGCATGCATGTTACCCCAAAAAGAAGACCATTTGAGAAATCGGATAACAAAG TTTCTCTTAGCTGTGTCTGAACGTTTTGGAAGTTCCTACCTAACCCACATTGAGTTACCCGTGTTCTTAGTGGCCGTCGGAGACGATGCAGCTGATCTTCGGTTTTTACCCTCTGCAATCCATCCAAGGATAAAAG GCCTGAAACCCAGAACTGCTGTAGCCAATAGACTTGCCACTCTATGTATTCTACCGCTTCTTTTGGCAGGAGTTCTTGGTGCACCAAGTAAACGTGAAGAGTTAACAATCTTCTTACGACAACTCTTAGTCGAAAGCAAAACAAAGGAAAACCAGTCATCAAAGCACAACAACGAGGTTTTGGATGCGGTTCGCTTCCTTTG CACATTTGAAGAACATCATAACATGATATTCGGCATTTTGTGGGAAATGGTCGTTGATTCCACTGCAGAACTCAAAATCAACGCTGCTAAGTTGTTGAAGACCATC GTTCCATATATTGACGCAAAAGTTGCTTCTAGCAATGTTTTACCTGCTTTGATCACTCTTGGCTCAGACCAAAACCTAAATGTGAAGTACGCAAGCATAGATGCATTTGGATCTGTCGCACAGCATTTCAAAGTCGACATG ATTGTTGATAAAATCCTAGTCCAGATGGATGCTTTTCTCGAAGATGGTTCTCATGAAGCTATAATCGCAGTCGTACGTGCACTCTTGGTTGCTATTCCACACACAACAGAACGGCTTCGAGATTATCTGTTGTCCAAGATTTTCCAACTTTCAGCAAGTCCAAGCTCTTCGACAGACGTGACCCGACGCCGAGAGAGAGCTAACGCTTTCTGCGAAGCCATCCGTGCACTCGATGCAACCG ATCTGTCTCAAACAAGTGTCCGAGAATACCTCATTCCAGCGATCCAAAACCTACTGAAAGATCCAGACGCGCTTGATCCAGCTCACAAGGAAGCTTTAGAGATCACAATGAAGGAGAGATCAGGTGGGACACTTGAAGCATTCAGCAAAGCCATGGGTGCCCACTTGGGGATTGCATCATCAGTCACAAGCTTATTTGGAGAAGGTGGCTTGTTGGGGAAGAAAGAAGCAACCGAAACCACCCCAGTTGCACCGCCATCACCTACACTTCAGGGACCTGATTCACCAAAGGCGGTGGCTGCTGCTCCCATTGAAGACAACAGATTCAAACGTATCATGAGAGGCAACTTCACTGAGATGCTAAGGAGTAAACCCAAGAACCCAGATGAGACACCGCCACAAAATCACTAA